The following are encoded together in the Flavobacterium haoranii genome:
- the gldD gene encoding gliding motility lipoprotein GldD, translated as MKKILFLNLFISLFFASCGDDTIPKPKAQLRLDYPNSTYGKLEGSCPFTFSVNNTAKIKSGQPCAYEIHYPKMKATIYVTYKQVNNNINDLLRDAQKLTYDHVIKADDISTQPFINKEKKVYGMFSEVGGNAATNAQFYVTDSTKNFLVGSMYFYAKPNFDSILPAASYLKDDIRKIMETIEWK; from the coding sequence ATGAAAAAAATACTTTTCCTTAACTTATTCATATCTCTTTTTTTTGCTTCATGTGGCGACGATACTATTCCAAAGCCAAAAGCTCAATTAAGATTAGATTATCCTAATTCAACTTATGGAAAACTAGAAGGCAGTTGTCCGTTTACGTTTTCAGTAAACAATACTGCCAAAATTAAATCAGGACAACCTTGTGCATATGAGATTCATTATCCTAAAATGAAAGCTACTATTTATGTTACCTACAAACAAGTAAACAACAATATAAACGATTTGCTTCGTGATGCACAAAAACTAACTTATGATCACGTAATAAAAGCCGATGATATTTCAACCCAACCTTTTATCAATAAAGAAAAAAAAGTGTATGGAATGTTTTCTGAAGTTGGTGGAAATGCCGCTACAAATGCACAGTTTTACGTAACGGATAGTACAAAAAATTTCCTTGTAGGAAGTATGTATTTTTATGCAAAACCAAATTTTGATTCAATTCTTCCCGCTGCAAGTTATCTAAAAGATGATATCAGGAAAATTATGGAAACCATTGAGTGGAAATAA